Proteins from a single region of Catalinimonas alkaloidigena:
- a CDS encoding Rpn family recombination-promoting nuclease/putative transposase, with protein sequence MDSKEKYINPFTDFGFKKLFGTDFNKELLIDFLNNVLGDRERIQDLTYLNTEHLGNAETDRKAIFDLYCENEKGEKFIIELQNVKQQYFKDRSIFYSTFPIQSQAPKGREWDYYLKAVYTIGILNFSFPDQNEQERFLREVQLIDKETKEVFYHKLTFIYLEMPKFRKSEDELISQFDKWMYVIKNLHRLQDKPVKLQEKVFEKLFSEAEIAKLNSEDMKAYEESLKTYRDNYSIIETAKSDTRIEIAKRLKNKGIDFETIAETTGLSKEEIEKL encoded by the coding sequence ATGGATAGCAAAGAAAAATATATCAACCCATTCACTGATTTTGGGTTCAAGAAGCTGTTTGGAACGGATTTCAACAAAGAGCTACTAATCGACTTCTTAAATAATGTACTTGGCGACAGAGAACGTATTCAGGATTTAACTTATTTGAACACAGAACATTTAGGCAATGCAGAAACAGATCGGAAAGCGATTTTTGATTTGTACTGTGAGAATGAGAAAGGGGAGAAGTTTATCATAGAGTTGCAAAATGTCAAGCAGCAATATTTCAAAGATAGGAGCATTTTCTATTCAACTTTTCCGATACAAAGTCAAGCACCAAAAGGTAGGGAATGGGATTATTATTTGAAAGCCGTTTATACCATTGGTATCCTGAATTTTAGTTTTCCAGATCAGAACGAGCAAGAACGTTTTTTAAGAGAAGTTCAGCTAATTGATAAAGAGACCAAAGAAGTCTTTTACCATAAGTTGACGTTCATTTATCTGGAAATGCCAAAATTTAGGAAAAGTGAAGATGAATTGATCAGTCAATTTGACAAATGGATGTACGTGATAAAGAACCTGCATCGTTTACAAGACAAACCCGTTAAATTACAGGAGAAGGTGTTTGAAAAACTCTTTTCCGAAGCAGAAATAGCGAAACTTAATTCAGAAGATATGAAAGCATACGAAGAAAGCTTAAAAACCTACAGAGACAACTATAGCATCATTGAGACTGCCAAGAGTGATACCAGAATTGAGATTGCCAAACGTTTAAAAAATAAAGGTATCGACTTTGAAACAATTGCTGAAACTACGGGACTATCAAAGGAAGAGATAGAAAAATTGTAA
- a CDS encoding HAD domain-containing protein, translated as MRNAIILDLDGVLITTPKWKADAIHADGYSDFNRHAVDNLNLLLKDISAELWLSSSRRIGKTMDEFRTIFHNRGIESNLIGFLPGDELGIQRKIEVTNFLENESFINFLIIDDDASLHGLELEKKKYWIRTDPHLGFDSNKLDEAKEKIKNWV; from the coding sequence ATGAGAAATGCGATCATACTTGATCTGGATGGAGTCTTGATCACGACACCGAAATGGAAAGCGGATGCAATACATGCTGATGGATATTCAGATTTTAATCGGCATGCAGTAGATAACCTCAATTTGTTATTAAAAGATATCTCGGCTGAATTATGGTTAAGTTCAAGCCGAAGAATAGGAAAAACGATGGATGAATTTAGGACCATATTTCATAATCGGGGAATAGAGAGTAACTTGATTGGATTTCTGCCAGGCGATGAACTAGGAATACAAAGGAAGATTGAGGTAACTAATTTCTTGGAAAATGAATCGTTCATAAACTTCTTGATCATTGATGATGATGCTTCCCTGCATGGATTGGAATTAGAAAAAAAGAAGTACTGGATAAGAACAGATCCCCATCTGGGATTTGATTCCAACAAATTAGATGAGGCGAAGGAAAAGATAAAAAACTGGGTATAA
- a CDS encoding DUF7668 domain-containing protein, which produces MKDEEKEITEIIRNWIKLLSENRLEEASKQIANDANQFWTEDRLKAVVFTDKNFKIENPYEMNPEGERVEIYEFDDNSGWAVEYDLPIEKRWSDLTAQFTFRKNKGKMDFTLEDIHVL; this is translated from the coding sequence GTGAAAGACGAAGAAAAAGAGATAACTGAAATTATCAGGAATTGGATAAAATTATTATCAGAGAACCGTTTAGAAGAAGCTAGTAAGCAAATAGCTAATGATGCTAATCAATTTTGGACGGAAGACAGGTTAAAAGCAGTAGTTTTTACAGATAAGAATTTTAAAATTGAAAATCCCTACGAAATGAATCCTGAAGGTGAGAGAGTAGAGATTTATGAATTTGATGATAATTCAGGATGGGCTGTAGAATATGATCTTCCGATTGAAAAAAGGTGGAGTGATTTGACAGCTCAATTTACATTTAGAAAGAATAAGGGAAAGATGGATTTTACATTAGAAGACATTCATGTTTTATAA
- a CDS encoding CPCC family cysteine-rich protein translates to MREGKLYTCPCCGYIILSEPPGSYEICGICGWEDDAVQLANPCTKGGANSQSLDEGQSNFEYTTPSADIAEYERSGIHKDKKWRRLNNVEKEIYLTESKNGTMWVNKAIYDLSEAYWNKNIVLEKT, encoded by the coding sequence ATGAGAGAAGGAAAATTATATACTTGTCCATGTTGTGGTTACATAATTCTTTCAGAACCACCGGGAAGCTATGAAATCTGTGGAATTTGTGGTTGGGAAGATGATGCGGTGCAATTGGCTAACCCTTGCACGAAAGGTGGTGCAAATTCACAATCTCTAGATGAAGGACAGAGTAACTTTGAATATACTACTCCTAGTGCGGATATAGCTGAATACGAAAGAAGCGGAATTCATAAGGACAAGAAATGGCGAAGATTAAATAACGTAGAGAAAGAAATTTATTTAACTGAATCTAAGAATGGCACGATGTGGGTAAATAAAGCGATTTATGACTTATCTGAAGCATATTGGAATAAAAATATAGTCCTTGAAAAGACTTAA
- a CDS encoding SMI1/KNR4 family protein, with protein sequence MNIETHKFWDSNYYHHPPLTDEMITKAEEILDVKFPLLFIDLLKIQNGGYTQGFAFPMGEPTTWAKNHVPLSELFGIIIDQSIETAQNVLDSKYIIEEWGLPEKQVLITGDGHWWITLDYRKGEVPSVRWIDVECNEDIHVADNFESFINGLVSEDNYAE encoded by the coding sequence ATGAACATAGAGACACATAAATTCTGGGACTCAAATTACTACCACCATCCACCATTAACAGATGAGATGATTACTAAAGCTGAAGAAATATTGGATGTAAAATTCCCTTTACTTTTCATTGACTTACTTAAAATACAGAATGGAGGCTATACCCAAGGATTTGCTTTTCCTATGGGTGAACCTACAACATGGGCTAAGAATCATGTTCCTCTGTCAGAATTATTCGGTATTATCATTGATCAGTCAATAGAAACAGCACAAAATGTATTAGATTCAAAATACATTATTGAAGAATGGGGATTACCAGAAAAACAAGTCTTGATAACTGGGGACGGTCATTGGTGGATTACTCTAGATTATAGAAAAGGTGAAGTTCCATCAGTGAGGTGGATTGATGTAGAATGTAATGAAGATATTCATGTGGCAGATAACTTTGAATCTTTTATAAATGGATTGGTATCTGAAGATAATTACGCAGAATAA
- a CDS encoding IS3 family transposase has translation MESRSIHTLCSLLGYSRQAYYQYQQHQEKEALQVDLLLQQVILIRSKQKRLGTRKLLVMMQHFMQEHHIQLGRDRLFDLLREKALLVRRRRPKKPITTFSNHWMQKYDNLIVDFIPTSPNQVCVSDLTYISLSMGFAYLSLITDAYSHKIIGFCLSATLSADGCIQALEMAIASAKGQILIHHSDRGTQYCCLEYVALLTKHKVSISMTQSGDPRENALAERVNGILKEELLEEIYLSLDAASKAVAVAVGIYNQERPHSSIDMLTPSEAHSRKGELKKHWKSYYHPKYEKDMEIL, from the coding sequence GTGGAAAGCCGCAGCATTCATACACTTTGCTCATTGCTTGGTTACAGTCGGCAAGCTTATTACCAGTATCAGCAACACCAGGAGAAAGAAGCTTTGCAGGTGGATCTACTCTTGCAGCAGGTGATTCTGATACGATCAAAACAAAAGCGTTTGGGTACTCGCAAATTGCTTGTTATGATGCAACATTTTATGCAAGAGCATCATATTCAACTGGGGCGTGACAGGCTCTTTGATCTGCTAAGAGAGAAAGCGTTATTAGTCCGAAGGAGGAGGCCTAAAAAGCCTATTACTACCTTTTCTAACCATTGGATGCAAAAGTATGATAATCTTATTGTTGATTTCATCCCAACTTCACCCAATCAGGTTTGTGTCAGTGATCTTACTTACATCTCCCTGAGCATGGGGTTTGCTTACCTGAGCCTGATTACTGATGCCTATAGCCACAAGATTATTGGTTTTTGCCTATCAGCAACTTTATCAGCAGATGGGTGCATTCAGGCACTGGAAATGGCTATTGCCAGTGCCAAAGGTCAAATTCTTATCCATCATTCTGATAGAGGCACACAATACTGCTGTCTGGAATATGTTGCTTTACTCACTAAGCATAAAGTCAGTATCAGTATGACTCAAAGTGGAGATCCACGAGAGAATGCTTTAGCCGAAAGAGTAAATGGAATATTGAAAGAAGAGTTACTTGAGGAGATATATCTGAGCTTAGATGCTGCCAGCAAGGCAGTTGCTGTGGCTGTGGGTATCTATAATCAAGAAAGACCCCACAGCAGCATTGATATGCTTACCCCTTCAGAAGCACACTCGCGAAAAGGTGAGTTAAAGAAGCACTGGAAAAGTTATTATCACCCTAAATACGAAAAGGATATGGAGATATTATAG
- a CDS encoding group II intron maturase-specific domain-containing protein, producing the protein MTKKTLPYSFEERIAKINEVYRGWVNNYRLASIFTKLKSLDEWLRNRLRYCIWHDWKKPERKRKNLIRLGVKQGQAYAWSRTNMGGWAVAQSPILGTTITVARLRKRGYEQMASYYQKLSPEIQ; encoded by the coding sequence ATGACCAAGAAAACACTGCCTTATAGTTTTGAGGAAAGAATAGCCAAAATAAATGAAGTGTACAGGGGTTGGGTAAACAACTACCGACTGGCAAGTATTTTTACCAAGCTCAAATCACTGGATGAATGGCTAAGAAACCGCCTCAGGTATTGCATATGGCATGATTGGAAAAAGCCGGAAAGAAAGCGTAAAAACCTCATTAGATTAGGCGTAAAACAAGGGCAGGCTTATGCCTGGAGCAGAACCAATATGGGAGGATGGGCAGTGGCCCAAAGCCCTATACTTGGAACTACAATTACTGTTGCACGCCTAAGAAAAAGAGGTTATGAACAGATGGCAAGCTATTACCAGAAACTCAGTCCTGAAATTCAATGA
- a CDS encoding reverse transcriptase domain-containing protein, which yields MPTVVDRWLQQAVSQQLAIKFELDFEEESYGFRPNKNLHQTVQKSLIHINDGYQDIVDIDLKSFFDEVQHYKLLQLIYNKVKCPTTLWLIRKWLRAPILINGKLHKRRKGMPQGSPLSPLLSNILLDQLDKHLKSKGYRFIRYADDFSIYAKTKEEARKIGNETYLFLRDKLDLPINPEKSHRGAAVYVDLRTLNY from the coding sequence GTGCCCACAGTAGTTGACAGATGGCTTCAGCAGGCGGTAAGTCAACAATTAGCAATCAAATTCGAACTAGATTTTGAAGAAGAAAGCTATGGCTTCCGCCCTAACAAGAACCTTCATCAGACAGTCCAGAAATCCTTGATACACATCAATGATGGATATCAGGATATTGTGGATATAGACCTGAAGAGTTTCTTCGATGAAGTCCAGCATTATAAGCTACTGCAACTCATCTACAACAAAGTTAAATGCCCTACTACCTTATGGCTAATCCGCAAGTGGCTACGGGCTCCTATTTTAATCAATGGGAAGCTTCATAAGCGCAGAAAAGGAATGCCACAAGGAAGTCCCCTAAGCCCCCTTTTATCTAACATACTGTTAGACCAACTGGATAAACATCTGAAATCTAAAGGATACCGGTTCATCAGGTATGCCGATGATTTTAGTATTTACGCTAAGACAAAAGAGGAGGCAAGGAAGATAGGAAACGAAACATATCTCTTTCTAAGAGATAAGCTGGATTTACCTATTAACCCAGAAAAAAGCCACCGTGGCGCGGCGGTATACGTAGACCTTCGGACTTTGAATTACTAG